From the Solanum lycopersicum chromosome 10, SLM_r2.1 genome, one window contains:
- the LOC101259896 gene encoding ABSCISIC ACID-INSENSITIVE 5-like protein 2, translating to MGSQGGGGGGGGGVGVNSIGVTQAQAQAQAHAQDPKTNALARQGSLYSLTLDEVQNQLGDLGKPLSNMNLDELLKTVWTVEASQGMGGTDYGVLQHGQDASGSSLNRQSSITLTSDLSKKTVDQVWQDIQQGHKRDRIDRKAQERQPTLGEMTLEDFLVKAGVVAESTPGKKSLGSVLGVDSMALPQQQAQWSQYQMQAMHPLPPQQHQQQQQNMLPVFMPSHSAQQPLTIVSNPTIDAAYPESQMTMSPTALLGTLSDTQTLGRKRVAPDDVVEKTVERRQKRMIKNRESAARSRARKQAYTHELENKVSRLEEENERLKRQKEIEQVLPSVPLPEPKYQLRRTSSAPF from the exons ATGGGATCTCAGGGTGGTGGGGGTGGAGGTGGAGGAGGGGTTGGGGTTAATAGTATTGGTGTAACTCAAGCTCAAGCTCAAGCTCAAGCTCATGCTCAAGACCCAAAGACAAATGCTTTGGCTAGGCAAGGATCATTATACAGCCTTACTCTTGATGAGGTTCAGAATCAATTGGGGGATTTGGGGAAACCATTGAGTAATATGAATCTTGATGAGCTTCTTAAGACTGTATGGACTGTGGAGGCTAGTCAAGGAATGGGGGGAACGGATTACGGGGTGTTGCAGCATGGTCAGGATGCTTCGGGGAGTTCTTTGAATCGACAATCGAGTATCACACTGACTAGTGATCTGAGCAAGAAGACAGTTGATCAGGTGTGGCAGGATATTCAGCAGGGGCATAAGAGAGATAGAATCGATAGGAAAGCTCAGGAGAGGCAGCCTACTCTTGGTGAGATGACACTGGAGGATTTTTTGGTTAAGGCTGGAGTGGTTGCTGAGTCGACTCCGGGGAAGAAAAGTTTGGGGTCAGTTTTAGGGGTTGATTCAATGGCATTGCCTCAACAGCAAGCTCAATGGTCACAATATCAGATGCAGGCAATGCATCCGCTACCgccacaacaacatcaacaacaacaacagaacATGCTTCCAGTTTTTATGCCCAGCCATTCGGCTCAACAACCTTTGACTATTGTTTCCAACCCAACAATAGATGCAGCTTATCCTGAATCTCAGATGACAATGTCCCCAACAGCTTTGTTGGGCACATTATCGGACACACAAACACTTGGAAGAAAAAGAGTTGCACCAGATGATGTGGTTGAGAAGACTGTTGAAAGAAGGCAAAAGAGGATGATTAAGAACAGGGAATCTGCAGCGAGGTCACGAGCAAGGAAGCAG GCTTACACCCATGAGCTGGAGAACAAGGTTTCACGCCTCGAAGAAGAGAATGAAAGGCTCAAGAGACAGAAG GAGATAGAGCAGGTGTTACCGAGTGTTCCACTTCCAGAGCCTAAGTATCAGCTGCGCAGAACAAGCTCCGCGCCCTTCTAA
- the LOC101260189 gene encoding co-chaperone protein p23-2 isoform X1, producing the protein MSNMCSRQPEVLWAQRSEKVYLTISLPDAKDVSLKCDADGVFNFSAIGVNGDSFSVTLQLYGNVIPERCKTNIGSRIILCSIQKEQRGWWPRILKSEEKPAPYLKVDWNKWCDEDDEEYSDSDDGGVAYTGDDDESSDDGGMLYLPDLEKARGN; encoded by the exons ATGAG taatatgtGCAGTCGTCAACCGGAAGTACTTTGGGCTCAACGATCGGAGAAAGTTTACTTGACTATATCATTGCCTGATGCTAAAGATGTATCGTTGAAGTGTGACGCAGATGGTGTTTTTAATTTCTCTGCTATTGGTGTCAATGGCGATTCATTCTCCGTCACTCTCCAGCTTTACGGGAATGTTATTCCTGAG CGGTGTAAAACTAATATTGGGTCGAGAATTATCCTCTGCTCAATCCAAAAGGAGCAAAGAGGCTGGTGGCCAAGAATATTGAAGTCTGAAGAGAAGCCTGCTCCATACCTCAAGGTCGATTGGAACAAATGGtgtgatgaagatgatgaagaataTT CGGACTCTGATGATGGGGGTGTTGCG TATACTGGAGATGACGACGAGAGCAGCGATGATGGAGGAATGCTCT ATCTCCCAGACCTGGAAAAGGCAAGGGGAAATTAA
- the LOC101260189 gene encoding co-chaperone protein p23-2 isoform X2, whose product MSRQPEVLWAQRSEKVYLTISLPDAKDVSLKCDADGVFNFSAIGVNGDSFSVTLQLYGNVIPERCKTNIGSRIILCSIQKEQRGWWPRILKSEEKPAPYLKVDWNKWCDEDDEEYSDSDDGGVAYTGDDDESSDDGGMLYLPDLEKARGN is encoded by the exons ATGAG TCGTCAACCGGAAGTACTTTGGGCTCAACGATCGGAGAAAGTTTACTTGACTATATCATTGCCTGATGCTAAAGATGTATCGTTGAAGTGTGACGCAGATGGTGTTTTTAATTTCTCTGCTATTGGTGTCAATGGCGATTCATTCTCCGTCACTCTCCAGCTTTACGGGAATGTTATTCCTGAG CGGTGTAAAACTAATATTGGGTCGAGAATTATCCTCTGCTCAATCCAAAAGGAGCAAAGAGGCTGGTGGCCAAGAATATTGAAGTCTGAAGAGAAGCCTGCTCCATACCTCAAGGTCGATTGGAACAAATGGtgtgatgaagatgatgaagaataTT CGGACTCTGATGATGGGGGTGTTGCG TATACTGGAGATGACGACGAGAGCAGCGATGATGGAGGAATGCTCT ATCTCCCAGACCTGGAAAAGGCAAGGGGAAATTAA
- the LOC101260491 gene encoding probable small nuclear ribonucleoprotein F, with protein MATVPVNPKPFLNNLTGKPVMVKLKWGLEYKGYLVSVDSYMNLQLANAEEFTDGVSSGSLGEILIRCNNVLYLRGVPEDEELEDADRD; from the exons ATGGCG ACAGTACCAGTTAATCCGAAGCCTTTTTTGAACAATTTGACTGGAAAGCCTGTGATGGTAAAGCTGAAGTGGGGATTAGAGTACAAAG GGTATCTGGTCTCTGTGGATTCATATATGAACTTGCAG CTTGCAAATGCAGAAGAATTCACTGATGGAGTAAGCTCTGGCTCTCTCGGAGAGATCCTGATTAG ATGTAACAATGTCCTCTATCTTCGTGGTGTACCCGAGGATGAAGAACTGGAAGATGCTGACCGCGACTAG
- the LOC101260778 gene encoding uncharacterized protein, with the protein MDFTLRISCLSVSLPKFTQISRIGSFSSIPNLRNLSNNVILGSPLSRRAMPNAVGDAHKHISSLESLFCYDKSVPEERIEKPTGLSLAKKNIGDKPHCPECEAKGAVLCATCSGSGLYVDSIMESQGIIVKVRCLGCGGSGNIMCSDCGGRGHLGLA; encoded by the exons ATGGATTTTACGTTAAGGATATCATGTTTGTCAGTTAGTTTACCCAAATTTACACAAATTTCTCGGATTGGTTCGTTTTCTTCGATACCCAATTTGAGAAATTTGTCTAACAATGTCATTTTGGGATCTCCGTTATCACGACGA GCAATGCCAAATGCTGTTGGTGATGCTCACAAACATATAAGCAGTCTTGAATCTCTGTTTTGCTATGATAAATCTGTACCAGAAGAAAGAATTGAGAAGCCAACTGGATTGTCCTTGGCCAAGAAGAATATTGGAGACAAACCTCATTGTCCCGAGTGTGAAGCTAAAGGCGCTGTCCTTTGTGCCACCTGCTCCGGTTCGGGCCTATATGTTGATTCTATAATGGAAAGTCAAGGGATAATCGTCAAAGTTAGATGCTTAG GTTGTGGGGGTTCTGGTAACATAATGTGTTCGGATTGTGGAGGACGAGGTCATCTTGGACTTGCTTGA
- the LOC101261673 gene encoding protein PLANT CADMIUM RESISTANCE 10 — protein MVGHKNYSPPPYIPLDQSDAEVQQVSTAEEIQQSKTDDHAQWSSGICACFDDPQSCFIGLFCPCFLFGKNADFLGSGTLMGSCTTHFILWAFFNTICCFLTEGILLGLPGCFVACYACGYRKTLRSKYNLQEAPCGDFATHFFCHLCAICQEYREIRERSGDSNSSDLSLVAVTAPQVQKMETPPANE, from the exons ATGGTAGGGCACAAGAATTATTCACCTCCACCTTATATTCCTCTGGATCAGTCGGATGCAGAAGTACAACAAGTTTCTACTGCGGAAGAAATTCAACAGAGCAAAACAGATGACCATGCTCAGTGGAGTTCTGGAATCTGTGCTTGTTTTGATGATCCACAGAGCT GTTTTATTGGACTTTTTTGCCCTTGCTTTCTGTTTGGAAAAAATGCGGACTTCTTGGGGTCAGGAACCTTGATGGGATCATGTACAACTCACTTTATTTTGTGGGCTTTTTTCAACACAATTTGCTGCTTCTTAACTGAAGGCATTCTTCTGGGTTTGCCTGGTTGCTTTGTTGCATGTTATGCCTGTGGCTATCGAAAGACATTGAGATCAAAGTACAATCTTCAG GAAGCTCCATGTGGAGATTTCGCCACACACTTTTTCTGCCACTTATGTGCCATATGCCAGGAGTACCGAGAGATCCGTGAAAGATCTGGAGATTCAAACTCATCTGATCTTAGCTTAGTAGCAGTGACAGCCCCTCAAGTTCAGAAAATGGAAACTCCTCCTGCAAACGAATAG